GGTTGTAGAGCGATTCGCGGCGAGGCCGCCGCTCCCACCAGGCCAGCTCCGTGCAATCCTCCCTTCGCGGCGGGGCCGCCGCTCCTACCTGAGCTGATGACGGTGGGAGCGGCGGCCTCGCCGCGAAGGGTTAGAGCCTGGCTCAGCGGCGCATGCCGTAGTGCTTGCGCTCGAATTCGGCAATACGCAGGCGGTAGTGCTCAATGGTCTGGGCGGTGAGAACGCTGCGTTGATCGTCCTTCAGATCGCCGCCCAGCTCGTGAGCCAGCTTACGCGCCGCGGCAATCATCAGATCCAGCGCCTGCTTGGGATGCCGCGGACCGGGCAAGCCCATGAAGAAGCTGACGGCGCGCACGCGGGTGTGATCCATCTCGTCCAGATCAAACACACCCGGCTTCAGCGCGTTGGCCATGGAGAACAGCACATCGCCATTGCCGCTCATGCTTTCATGGCGATGGAAGATATTCATTTCACCGTGACGCAAGCCGCTTTCAAGGATGCTTTGCAGTAGCGCCGAGCCGGCAAAGCCGTCTTCGTCTCGGGCGATGACATTGATCACCAGCACTTCTTCAACCGGCGCTGCTTCCTTGGCGGGTTCTGGCTCTTTCGGCTGAATCGGCGCTTTGGGTTCGCGTGACTTCACCGGCTTGGACGGTTTGCCGGTAACGCCGCTGGCGGCCAGAGGATCAAGCAGCACCGGCACAGGCTCTTCCAGATCCAGGCCTACCTGTTCTGGCTGGCGTTTTTCCGCAGGCATCTGCAACGCCGGATCCGGATCGAAATCATCTTCATCAAAAGACGGCTCCTCACGTTCGAAACGCTCCTGGCGTTCGTGCCGCCCCACTATGCGGGGCGGCCCCAGCAGGTCATTGCCTTCTTCGGGATCGGGCAGGTCTTTGACGCTGCGATCCAGCTTGAAGCGGATTTTCGACCGACCGCCCATACGCCGCCAGCCGTCGAATAGAATGCCGGCGATTACCAGTAGGCCGATAATGATGAGCCACTCACGCAAACCGAAATCCATGAATATTCTGACCCTGTTCTTCAGATTCTGTTCTGGCTCAAGCCCTTGGGCGCGAACCTTAAAGTAAGTTGATGCGCTGACATTAACATGCCCGCGCGCAGCTTTACACTGCTGCCAGCGCTGCAGCCTCTTCCACGTCTACTGTGACCAGCCTGGAGCAACCAGGTTCATGCATAGTCACGCCGAGCAATTGGTCGGCCATTTCCATCGCGATCTTGTTATGCGTAATGTAAATGAATTGCACTCGCTTCGACATCTCTTTAACAATCCGTGCATAACGCCCCACGTTGGCGTCGTCCAGCGGCGCGTCTACCTCATCAAGCATGCAGAACGGCGACGGGTTGAGCTGGAAGATGGAAAACACCAGAGCAATGGCCGTCAGGGCCTTTTCCCCACCCGACAGCAAATGGATGGTGCTGTTCTTTTTGCCCGGTGGCCGGGCCATGATAGTCACGCCGGTGTCCAGCAGATCGTCGCCGGTCAGTTCCAGATAGGCATGCCCGCCGCCGAACACCTTGGGAAACAGCGCCTGCAATCCATGATTGATCTTGTCGAAAGTTTCCTTGAAGCGGCTGCGGGTCTCCTTGTCGATCTTGCGGATCACCTGCTCCAGCGTGCTGAGCGCCTCTTCCAGATCGGCATTCTGCGCATCCAGGTAGCGTTTACGCTCGGACTGCTGCTGATATTCGTCGATTGCCGCCAGGTTGATTGCACCCAGGCGCTGGATGCGCGCATCCAATTGGCCTAGCTGCTGCTCCCAGTCGGCTTCCGTCGCATTCTCAGGTAGCAATTCAAGTACCGCTTTAAGATCGTAGCCTGATTCAAGCAACTGTTCCTGCAGCCCCTGGCGCCGGGTCTGCAGATCACGGGCAAGCAGCCGCTGCTCGTCCAGTTGCCCACGCAACAGTTGAGCCTGTTGTTCGGCCTGTGCGCGGCGCCGATCCTGTTCGCGCATCTGCTGATCGACTGCTTCCAGCGCTTGCCGCGCCTGACTCAGATCCTTTTCCGCCTGGATGCGCTGCTCGAGCAACCCCTCCAGCTCCATGCGCTGGTCCTCTTCAGGAGCCTGGCTTTCCTCAATGGTCATCTTCAGCTGTTCACGGCGCTCGCCCAGGCGTTCGGCTTGCGCAGTCAGACGCTCAAGGCCCTGACTGGTCGAATCTTGCTGAGCGCGCAGGGATTGCACGCGCAATGCCAGTTGATGCGCCTTGTCCTTGTGTTGCCGGGCGTGCTGGCGCGCATGGTCCAATCCCTCGCGAACCTGATCACGTTGGCGCAGCAGCTCTTCACGCTGACCGGCATCGGCGGCCATATGATCCAGCGCCGCCTGCAAGGTCATCCGTGCTTCGCCGATCTGCTCCTGCTCGTCACTGCGCTGCGCCTTGATGTCTTCAAGGTCGTCGGTAATCCGCTGGCGCCGCGCGTTGACCTGCTCCAGGCGTACCTGGCGGGCCGACCACTGGGCTTTGAGATCGCCCTGCTCGCGGCTCTGACTGGCGAGCCCCTGCTGCAGGCCGTCGCGTTGTTGTTCAAGCTGACGAATACGTTCGCGCAAGGCGTCAACGCGTTTGTTGTCCTCTTCCAGCGCAGCTTCCTGCTCGGCAGTACGCGCTTCCAGAGTGTCGATTTCCTGCTGACGCGCGAGCACACCCGCTTCGTTGGCTTCACCACGCTGGTAACGCAACCAGTTCGGCCCCAGCCAGTAGCCCTCAAGGGTAATCACCGATTCATGCGCGGCCAGCTCACCACGCATGCCCAGCGCCTGCTCGAGGCTATCGGCGGTGCGTACTGCGCCCAGCCAGGCGCGCAGGTCGACCGGGCAGCGCACCTTGTCAAACAGGCTGGCCGGCGCATTCTCCATAGCAGTGTTGGTGCTCGGGCGAGTATCCAGCAAGCGCAAACTGCCTTGATCAAAAGCACCCAGGGTTTCGGCAAGACTGTCGAGATTGTCCAGACTCACTGCTTGTAGATCATCACCGAGCACCGTCTCCACCGCGCGCTCCCAACCAGCCTCGACCTGCAACTGCTCCGCCAGGTGTGGCAGGCCCTGCAAGCCCTGTTCCTGCAGCCATTGCTGCACACCCTGGCCGTGATCAAGTGCCGCCTGCTGCAGCGCCTCCAGGGATGCCAGCCGACCGCTGCTGCGCTGGATTTCGCCACGGCGGATATCCCGTTCCTGGTGCAGCGCGTTAAGGGTTTCGCGCTCTTGCTGAAGCCCCTCGGATAACTCCTCCAGTTGTTGTTGCTCGCTCTCGCTACGCAGTTCAAGTTCGGCCAGTTGCTCGCCGAGCTCGGCCAGTTCGTCGTCCAGCGGCCCGGAAGTCAGGCCGCTGCGCTCATCCTCAAGCCGCTGAATGCGCTCGCTGAGACGCTCGATGGCCTGTTCAAGGTGGCGAATACGCGACTGTTCAACTTCCGCCTGTTGCCGTGGAGCTGCAGCCTGCTGATTGAACTGATCCCAGGCCGACTGCCAACTTTGCATGGCCTCTTCGGCGGTCTGCAATGCACCGCTGGTGTCTTCGTCCGCGGCGCTGGCCATTTCCAGCTCAGGTTCGATTTCGGCCAGTTCGCTCTGCAGGTCAGCGAGCAGGGCCTGATCCTGACTCAGATGGCTTTGCGCTTCCTGCCAGGCCTGCTCGGTCTGCTCCATGTCGTCATACAGCTGACGCTGGCGATCACGGTTGAATTGCAGCACCTGCTCGATACGGCTGATATCCGCGCCAACACTGTAATAGCGCGCCTGCGCCTGGTTGAAGGATTCGGTCAGATCGGCATGCTGGTCGCGCTGCTTTTCCACTTCGCTGTCGGCATTGCGCTGCTCGGCGATCAGTGCTTCCATGCCGATCTCCAGCTCGCGCACGCGATGCTCACGCTCCACCGTCTGGGCGTCCATCGCGCGCCAGCGCAGCGCCTGCAGCTGGGCCTTGAGCTGACGCTCTTCGGCTTTGAATTCCTTGTACTTCTCCGCGGACTGGGCCTGGCGCTGCAGGTGCGCCAATTGGCGCTCCAGCTCTTCACGCAAATCGGTCAGGCGCGCCAGGTTCTCGTGGGTACGGCGAATACGATTTTCGGTTTCGCGACGGCGCTCCTTGTATTTGGAGATGCCGGCGGCTTCCTCGATAAACAGCCGCAACTCATCGGGCTTGGCCTCGATCAGTTTGGAGATCATGCCCTGTTCGATAATCGAGTAGCTGCGCGGGCCCAGACCGGTACCCAGGAAAATATCGGTAATATCCCGGCGCCGGCACTTGGTGCCGTTCAGGTAGTACTGATTCTGCGCTTCGCGGGTGACCTTGCGGCGGATGGAGATTTCGTTATAGCCGGCATACTCGCCCTTGAGGGTACCGTCGCTATTGTCGAAGATCAGCTCGATGGATGCCTGACTCACCGGCTTACGCGAGTTTGAGCCATTGAAGATGACATCGGTCATCGACTCACCACGCAGATTCTTCGCCGAACTCTCACCCATGACCCAACGCACTGCATCAATGATGTTCGACTTCCCACAACCATTCGGGCCGACTACTGCGCCCATGTTGGTCGGAAAGAACACCGTAGTGGGGTCCACAAAGGACTTGAACCCCGCCAATTTGATGCATTTCAATCGCATTGAATCATCTGTCCTTGAGGATTGTCGCTTAAACCCGCATTTTTACCCACAAGCCAGGCAATGAGAAGCCCCAGTGCCGAAATACCCTGCGCGCAGGCATGCCAAGGGTGGTCAAGCAGTACCGGGTGCGGCAAAATTGCGGACACCCCGAAGCATCCCATTGACTACCTCGTTTAAGCGAACACCTGCATGCCCTTGCCCGCGGATATGGATCAGCTCTACAGCAGCCTGATGGAAGAAGAGGATACCCGCGTTTGCAAGGATATCCCCGAGAGTGCCTGCAGCAACGTCCCACAGAACTTTTTCCGTCAGGTCGCGGCCACTACCCTGACCAGCCTGGGCGATACTCTTACCAATCCGAAGACTACCTTGGCCTGGTTGATGGGCATTGTCGGCGCACCCGTGGCGCTGGTGGCCTGGCTGGTACCGATCCGCGAATCGGGCTCCATGCTGCCACAGTTATTCATAGCTGCTTATGTCAGGCAGATGCAAAAGCGCAAGAGGGTATGGATCGTCGGCAGCCTGATACAGGCCGCCGCCCTGCTGGCGATGGGCGCTGCCGCATGGCTCAGCACCGGCTTGCTGGCCGGGTTGCTGATCCTCGGCTGTCTGGTGGTGTTCAGCCTGGCGCGTGGCTTGTGTTCGGTGGCGAGCAAGGATGTGATTGGCAAAACCGTGCCCAAGACCCGCCGCGGTCGCTTGAATGGCCTGGCCAGCAGCCTGTCGGGTTGGCTGGCCCTGGCGTTCGGCATCTATTGCATGATCTGGCCGCCAGCCGACGACAACACGCTATTCTACGCTGCCTTGCTGGTCATTTCGGCGTTGCTCTGGGTTGCGGCCAGCCTGATCTATACAGTGATAGACGAAGCGCCAGGTGCCACAGAGGGCGGTGACAACGCCGTGCGCCAGGCCTTGAGCAAGATCAGCCTGCTGCGCGATGACGCGCCGTTCCGGCGTTTTGTGATTACCCGTGCGCTGTTGCTCTGTTCTGCGCTGTCCGCGCCCTATTACGTGCTGCTCGGGCAGGAACTGAACAGCAGTCTGAGCATGCTCGGCGCCTTTCTGGTCGCCAATGGCCTGGCCAGTAGCCTGAGCGCCATGTTCTGGGGACGCATGGCTGACAAATCGAGCAAGCAAGTGCTGATCCGCGCGGCCTTCCTTGCCAGCCTGCTTGGTCCGGCAGTGGTCGCGGTGCACCTGTGGGTCGAGCTGCCGCAGATGATTCACGCCTGGCTATTCCCGGTCGCTTTCTTCGTTCTGGGAATTGCCCATGCCGGCGTGCGCGTCGGCCGCAAGACCTACGTTCTGGACATGGCCGGTGGCAATAAACGCACCGACTATGTCGCCGTCGGCAACAGCATCATCGGCTTGCTGTTACTCTTTACCGGTCTGTTTGGCCTGCTTAGCTCGCTGATTGGCGCGGCCGGGATGCTGGTGTTGTTATCCGCCATCGGTCTGGCCGGTGCCTTGCTATCCTTTACCCTTAACGACGTTCAATCCTGAGCGCCATCACCTCTGTTAGCGGAAGCCTTCCATGTCTATCGATGCATCCTCCGATGCCCCTCAGGGTCTACCAGCCAGCCGTATCATCGGCCTGATCCTCGGCACCCTGTTCCTTCTGGCCACCCTGGTATTTCCCGCTCCGGGTGGTATGTCCAACGAAGCCTGGCTGGCCCTGGGCATGATGCTGTTGATGGCAACCTGGTGGTCCACCGAGGCCATCGCCATTCCCGCTACCGCGTTGCTGCCCATCGTGCTGATTCCAGCGCTCGGCCTGGGCTCGGTCGCCAGCGCGACCACGCCCTATGCCAACCCGATCATTTTTCTGTTTATGGGCGGTTTTGTACTCGGCCTGGCCATGCAGCGCTGGAACCTGCATAAGCGCATTGCGCTGATGACCTTGCTCGCGGTGGGCAGCCAGCCCCGTCGGCAGATTGCCGGATTCATGATTGCCACCGCGTTTTTGAGCATGTGGGTGAGCAATACCGCGACGACCATCATGATGCTGCCGATTGGTCTGTCGGTGATCAGCATGATGGGCACCGCCAACCCGGAAGCCGTGCGGCGTTTTGCCACCGCACTGCTACTGGCGATTGCCTATGCCGCGAGCGTGGGCGGCATTGCCACCTTGATTGGTACCCCGCCGAATGCGCTGCTGGCCGCCTATCTGGCGGAAAATCAGGGCATTGAGATCGGTTTTGCCCAGTGGATGCTGATCGGCGTGCCGGTATCCGCTTCCATGCTGGTAGCTATCTGGTTCTGGCTGGCGCGCAAGGACTTCGGGCTTGGCGAGCAGTCCGAGCATAGCGCGCAAGGCCTGCGTGAGCAGTTGCATGCGCTGGGCCCCATGAGCCTGGGCGAGAAGCTGGTGGGCATAGTATTCGTTGCCACGGCCATGGCCTGGATATTCCAACCCCTGCTGTCGGCCAACCTGATTCCCTGGCTGAACGATACGGTGATTGCGATTGCCGCCGCTATCATCATGTTTCTGATACCCGTACGGGCACGAGACCGGGTGTTTCTAATGGACTGGGAGACGGCCAAGGAAATGCCCTGGGGCGTACTGCTGTTGTTCGGTGGTGGCCTGGCGCTGGCGGGTGCGATCAGCAGCTCCGGCCTGGCAACCTGGATTGCCGAAAGTCTGGGTGTGCTGGATATGCTCTCGGCACTGTTGATGATCGGGCTGGTGGTTACGGTGATTATCTTCCTCACCGAGGTTACCAGTAACACCGCGACGGCTGCCGCTTTCCTGCCGCTGCTTGGCGCCCTGGCCATGTCCCAGGACGTGTCGCCGATCTTCTTCACCGTGCCCGCCGCAATAGCCGCCAGTTGCGCCTTCATGATGCCGGTTGCCACGCCGCCGAACGCGATTGTGTTTGGCAGCGGGCATATGCATATCAGTGACATGATCAAGGCAGGGTTTGCGTTAAACCTGATCGGCATAGTGCTGGTGACTTTTGCCGGCTACGCGCTGGTGGGCTGGGTATTCGGGGTCTAGAGAGGGTCGATTGAGAGGGTAGATTAAGAGGCCGATTGCGCCGTGTAAGACAGGGCGCAATCGGGGATTTCAGGGAGCCGGCTTCAGGGCTTGATCAATCGTCAGCAGCACTGCCTGCTGGTTACCTACGGTAACCTCATCTACCTGCCCCTGATGCGTACCCTGCAGCGCGTCGCCGGTCGGCGACAGGCGCGCAGTCAATTGCAATATCTGCCCCTGGCTGAGTTCAACGTCAGGCAGCATTGCATCAGCACTGCTGAGCACCACATCCACCGGCAGATCCGCCACGCTAAAACGCCGCGCTACCAGCGGCATCGGTGGGCCGGCAGGGTCACGGGCGAACACGAACACGACCGCATCAGGGTCGGCCTGCGCAGCTACCTCTGCGCTCAACTCAAGGCGCAGCGTGATCACTTCACCGGCTTTTTGCTCCGCCTGTGCCGGTAGTTCACCGCCTGCGGCAGTGATTCGCTGACGCGCCCGGTCAATACCGCCCTGGATGGCCAGCGCTCCGTCGCTACCCGGACGCATGCCGGTCAACAGCCGCTGCCAGTATTCGATGGCGCCTGGGTAGTCGGCACTTTCAAAAGCAGCTATGCCGAGCAAACCCAATGCCGTGGGCTCGTTGGGCTCCAGTTCCAACGCCTTGTCCAGAGCCGCTACCGCAGCGCTGTCCAGCTCGTTACCGGCGGCGAAATAGCGTGCCTGGGCTAGCTGTGCCAGTACCTCCGGGCGCTCGCCAAGACGTTCCAGGCTTTGGCCGAAGGCGTCCACTGCCAGATCCGGTTGCTGCGCAGAGAGATACGCCCTACCGAGCATATACCAGGCCTCGCCATTTTCCGGCTGCACCTCGGTAATACGTTGCATGCGATCAATCATCGCTTCCAGACTCTCCGGCTGCGGGCTGGTTTGCATTTCCCGATAGAGGCTCAGGCCTGCAGGGTTACCCCAGGCGAAGTACAAACCGACCACGATAACCGGTAGCAGACCAGCGGAGACGATCAGCAGCCAAGGGCCGCCACGACGCCTGGGGCGCTCGGCGCTCTCATCCCGCGCCGTGTCCTCAAGCAGCAGGCGACTGGCTTCTTCCAGGGCCGAATCGCGTTCCGCCACCGTGAGATCACCGGCGGCCACCTGTGCGTCGAGTTCAGACATGCGCTCCTGATAGAGCGCGACGTTCAGCGCAGTACGGTCGACCCGCTTGTATTGACGATGTTTCCACAGCGGCCAGATGACCGCCAGTACAGCCACTACCAGCAACACCACACTCAATAGCCAAAAATCAGTCATGGGGCGACTTCTTCTCCAACAGGGATTTCAACCGTTGCTGCTCATCGGCATTCAGATGCTGATCGCCGGTGCTACGCAGGGCGCGCTGGCGGCGCCGCAACATGACCACCAGGCCGATAAAACCAGCAAGCAGAAAGACCGCCGGGGCAAACCAGAGCACCGCGGTCTGCGCGGTCAGCGCCGGCTTGTAACGGACGAAATCGCCATAACGCATGACCATGAATTCGACGATCTGGTCATTGCTCTGGCCTTCATCGAGCATGCGAAAGATCTCGCGACGCAAGTCATTGGCAATAGGCGAATTGGAATCGGCGATATTCTGGTTCTGGCACTTGGGGCAACGCAGCTCCCCACTCAATTGATAAAAGCGCGCGCGCTGCTCTTCGGTATCGAACTCATAGGTATCAATGGCAGCCAGGCCGGCAGGTACAAACGCGAGCATGGCCATTAACAGAAACAGGCGACGGATCATGGTTGAGCCTCATCGACCAAAGCCTGATAACGCGGCGCTAGCTCGGATTGCCAGACGCGCTCATCAATCACGCCGATAAATTTATAGCGAATCACGCCCTCGGCATCCACCAGGAAAGTTTCAGGCGCGCCATACACACCCAGATCCAGCCCCAGACGCCCTTCGGGATCGCTGATATTCAACTGGTAGGGATTGTGCAGATCCTGCAACCACTTGCGCGCCGACTCGGTGTCATCCTTGTAGTTGACGCCGTGAATCACCACACCCTGTTCAGCCAGCTTGTTCAGCACCGGATGCTCAACCCGGCAGGCCACACACCAGGTCGCCCAGACATTGACCAGTGAAGGCTGACCCTTGAGATCTTCCATGCTGATGTCCGGCTCACCTTCCTGCACCGAACTCAGCTGAAAGGCAGGGAAAGGTTTGCCAATCAGCACTGATGGCAGGTCTTCGTTATCCAGGTAGAGTCCCTTGAACAGGAAGACCAGCAGCAGTAAGAATACGGCCAGCGGTAACAGCATCAATGAGCGCTTCATGCGTTACCCTCCACAGCCACTGCTGCAGCCTTGCGCTGACGACCGCGCAACCGATAGCGCTTGTCGCTGGCGGCCAGCAGGCCGCCAAAGGTCATGAACAGCGCACCCAGCCAGATCCAGCGCACAAAAGGTTTGATGTGCACACGCATGGCCCAGGCGTCACCGCCGAGCGGTTCGCCCATGGCGACGAACAGGTCGCGAGTCAGACCTGCGTGAATCGCAGCCTCGGTCATCAGCTGATTCTGTACGGTGTACAGGCGTTTCTCCGGACGCAGGGTGGTTATCTGCCGACCATCCCTGAAGACGTTGACCACCGCTTTATCCGACTCCCAGTTGGAGCCTTCCAGGTGGCGCACGCCTTCAAACTGAAAGCTGTAGCCACCCAGTTCCAACTGATCACCCGGCACCATGCGCAGGTCGCGCTGGCTGTCGAATAGACTTGCGCCCACAACGCCCACCGCGCATACGGCAATACCGATGTGCGCGAAGGTCATGCCCCAGTAACTACGGGTAAGACCCCGGAGGCCCTTGACGGTGCCCTTGTGGCGAATCTTGTTGCGGATATCCTTGATGCTCATGCCAACCACCCAGAACACCAGCAGGAGCATGCTGCCCACGGCCAGTTGGTGATCGCCGATCCATACCGCCAGAGCGACAGCGGCGATGGCCGCACCGATCAGCACCCACTTGAGCTGGCTGAACAGCCACTTCACCGGCGTGTCCTTCCAGCGGCTGAGCATGCCCACCCCCATAGCCGCCATCAGCAACGCCATCAATGGCAGGAACAGCGCATTGAAATACGGCGGGCCGACCGATACCAGCGTACCGCTGACGGCATCCAGCACCAGCGGATACAGGGTACCGAGCAGAATCATCAGCGCGGCCACCACCAGAATCACGTTATTGATCAGCAGAAAGGTTTCCCGCGACCAGAGTGCAAAGCCGATCTGACTCTTGACCACCGGTGCGCGCAGCGCATACAGCAACAGCGAGCCCCCGACGACGACCAGCAGAAAGCCGAGAATGAATACGCCGCGCTCGGGATCGGTAGCAAAGGCGTGCACTGAGGTCAGTACCCCGGAGCGCACCAGAAAAGTACCCAACAGGCTAAGCGAGAAGGTGGCAATCGCCAGCAGCACCGTCCAGCTCTTGAACACACCGCGTTTTTCCGTCACTGCCAGCGAATGGATCAGCGCCGTACCCACCAGCCAGGGCATAAAGGAGGCATTCTCGACCGGATCCCAGAACCACCAGCCGCCCCAGCCAAGTTCGTAATAGGCCCACCAGGAGCCCAGCGCGATGCCTAGGGTTAAAAAGGCCCAGGCGATAATGGTCCAGGGCCGCGACCAGCGCGCCCATGCCGCGTCCAGCCGACCGCCGAGTAGCGCGGCGATGGCAAAGGCAAAAGCCACAGAGAAGCCGACATAACCCATGTAGAGCATCGGCGGGTGCACGATAAGGCCGAAATCCTGCAGCAGCGGATTCAGGTCGTTGCCATCAGCCGGGTAGAACGGCAGTTGCCGGTCGAAGGGGTTGGAGGTCATCAGCATAAACAGCAGAAAGCCGACGCTGATCATGCCCATCACGGCCAGCACTCGGCTGAGCATTTCATCCGGCAGGTCGCGGGAGAAGAT
This genomic stretch from Halopseudomonas pelagia harbors:
- a CDS encoding MFS transporter, translating into MPLPADMDQLYSSLMEEEDTRVCKDIPESACSNVPQNFFRQVAATTLTSLGDTLTNPKTTLAWLMGIVGAPVALVAWLVPIRESGSMLPQLFIAAYVRQMQKRKRVWIVGSLIQAAALLAMGAAAWLSTGLLAGLLILGCLVVFSLARGLCSVASKDVIGKTVPKTRRGRLNGLASSLSGWLALAFGIYCMIWPPADDNTLFYAALLVISALLWVAASLIYTVIDEAPGATEGGDNAVRQALSKISLLRDDAPFRRFVITRALLLCSALSAPYYVLLGQELNSSLSMLGAFLVANGLASSLSAMFWGRMADKSSKQVLIRAAFLASLLGPAVVAVHLWVELPQMIHAWLFPVAFFVLGIAHAGVRVGRKTYVLDMAGGNKRTDYVAVGNSIIGLLLLFTGLFGLLSSLIGAAGMLVLLSAIGLAGALLSFTLNDVQS
- the zipA gene encoding cell division protein ZipA, with protein sequence MDFGLREWLIIIGLLVIAGILFDGWRRMGGRSKIRFKLDRSVKDLPDPEEGNDLLGPPRIVGRHERQERFEREEPSFDEDDFDPDPALQMPAEKRQPEQVGLDLEEPVPVLLDPLAASGVTGKPSKPVKSREPKAPIQPKEPEPAKEAAPVEEVLVINVIARDEDGFAGSALLQSILESGLRHGEMNIFHRHESMSGNGDVLFSMANALKPGVFDLDEMDHTRVRAVSFFMGLPGPRHPKQALDLMIAAARKLAHELGGDLKDDQRSVLTAQTIEHYRLRIAEFERKHYGMRR
- a CDS encoding DsbE family thiol:disulfide interchange protein; this translates as MKRSLMLLPLAVFLLLLVFLFKGLYLDNEDLPSVLIGKPFPAFQLSSVQEGEPDISMEDLKGQPSLVNVWATWCVACRVEHPVLNKLAEQGVVIHGVNYKDDTESARKWLQDLHNPYQLNISDPEGRLGLDLGVYGAPETFLVDAEGVIRYKFIGVIDERVWQSELAPRYQALVDEAQP
- the smc gene encoding chromosome segregation protein SMC, translated to MRLKCIKLAGFKSFVDPTTVFFPTNMGAVVGPNGCGKSNIIDAVRWVMGESSAKNLRGESMTDVIFNGSNSRKPVSQASIELIFDNSDGTLKGEYAGYNEISIRRKVTREAQNQYYLNGTKCRRRDITDIFLGTGLGPRSYSIIEQGMISKLIEAKPDELRLFIEEAAGISKYKERRRETENRIRRTHENLARLTDLREELERQLAHLQRQAQSAEKYKEFKAEERQLKAQLQALRWRAMDAQTVEREHRVRELEIGMEALIAEQRNADSEVEKQRDQHADLTESFNQAQARYYSVGADISRIEQVLQFNRDRQRQLYDDMEQTEQAWQEAQSHLSQDQALLADLQSELAEIEPELEMASAADEDTSGALQTAEEAMQSWQSAWDQFNQQAAAPRQQAEVEQSRIRHLEQAIERLSERIQRLEDERSGLTSGPLDDELAELGEQLAELELRSESEQQQLEELSEGLQQERETLNALHQERDIRRGEIQRSSGRLASLEALQQAALDHGQGVQQWLQEQGLQGLPHLAEQLQVEAGWERAVETVLGDDLQAVSLDNLDSLAETLGAFDQGSLRLLDTRPSTNTAMENAPASLFDKVRCPVDLRAWLGAVRTADSLEQALGMRGELAAHESVITLEGYWLGPNWLRYQRGEANEAGVLARQQEIDTLEARTAEQEAALEEDNKRVDALRERIRQLEQQRDGLQQGLASQSREQGDLKAQWSARQVRLEQVNARRQRITDDLEDIKAQRSDEQEQIGEARMTLQAALDHMAADAGQREELLRQRDQVREGLDHARQHARQHKDKAHQLALRVQSLRAQQDSTSQGLERLTAQAERLGERREQLKMTIEESQAPEEDQRMELEGLLEQRIQAEKDLSQARQALEAVDQQMREQDRRRAQAEQQAQLLRGQLDEQRLLARDLQTRRQGLQEQLLESGYDLKAVLELLPENATEADWEQQLGQLDARIQRLGAINLAAIDEYQQQSERKRYLDAQNADLEEALSTLEQVIRKIDKETRSRFKETFDKINHGLQALFPKVFGGGHAYLELTGDDLLDTGVTIMARPPGKKNSTIHLLSGGEKALTAIALVFSIFQLNPSPFCMLDEVDAPLDDANVGRYARIVKEMSKRVQFIYITHNKIAMEMADQLLGVTMHEPGCSRLVTVDVEEAAALAAV
- a CDS encoding SLC13 family permease, yielding MSIDASSDAPQGLPASRIIGLILGTLFLLATLVFPAPGGMSNEAWLALGMMLLMATWWSTEAIAIPATALLPIVLIPALGLGSVASATTPYANPIIFLFMGGFVLGLAMQRWNLHKRIALMTLLAVGSQPRRQIAGFMIATAFLSMWVSNTATTIMMLPIGLSVISMMGTANPEAVRRFATALLLAIAYAASVGGIATLIGTPPNALLAAYLAENQGIEIGFAQWMLIGVPVSASMLVAIWFWLARKDFGLGEQSEHSAQGLREQLHALGPMSLGEKLVGIVFVATAMAWIFQPLLSANLIPWLNDTVIAIAAAIIMFLIPVRARDRVFLMDWETAKEMPWGVLLLFGGGLALAGAISSSGLATWIAESLGVLDMLSALLMIGLVVTVIIFLTEVTSNTATAAAFLPLLGALAMSQDVSPIFFTVPAAIAASCAFMMPVATPPNAIVFGSGHMHISDMIKAGFALNLIGIVLVTFAGYALVGWVFGV
- the ccmI gene encoding c-type cytochrome biogenesis protein CcmI; its protein translation is MTDFWLLSVVLLVVAVLAVIWPLWKHRQYKRVDRTALNVALYQERMSELDAQVAAGDLTVAERDSALEEASRLLLEDTARDESAERPRRRGGPWLLIVSAGLLPVIVVGLYFAWGNPAGLSLYREMQTSPQPESLEAMIDRMQRITEVQPENGEAWYMLGRAYLSAQQPDLAVDAFGQSLERLGERPEVLAQLAQARYFAAGNELDSAAVAALDKALELEPNEPTALGLLGIAAFESADYPGAIEYWQRLLTGMRPGSDGALAIQGGIDRARQRITAAGGELPAQAEQKAGEVITLRLELSAEVAAQADPDAVVFVFARDPAGPPMPLVARRFSVADLPVDVVLSSADAMLPDVELSQGQILQLTARLSPTGDALQGTHQGQVDEVTVGNQQAVLLTIDQALKPAP
- a CDS encoding cytochrome c-type biogenesis protein CcmH, which encodes MIRRLFLLMAMLAFVPAGLAAIDTYEFDTEEQRARFYQLSGELRCPKCQNQNIADSNSPIANDLRREIFRMLDEGQSNDQIVEFMVMRYGDFVRYKPALTAQTAVLWFAPAVFLLAGFIGLVVMLRRRQRALRSTGDQHLNADEQQRLKSLLEKKSPHD
- a CDS encoding heme lyase CcmF/NrfE family subunit; this translates as MIPELGQIALIIALVLAVLQATVPLYGAWRGDSLAMGFAQPAAIAQCLFVLFAFLCLVHAFVTNDFSVTYVALNSNSALPWYYRVSAVWGGHEGSLLLWALILATWTLAVAIFSRDLPDEMLSRVLAVMGMISVGFLLFMLMTSNPFDRQLPFYPADGNDLNPLLQDFGLIVHPPMLYMGYVGFSVAFAFAIAALLGGRLDAAWARWSRPWTIIAWAFLTLGIALGSWWAYYELGWGGWWFWDPVENASFMPWLVGTALIHSLAVTEKRGVFKSWTVLLAIATFSLSLLGTFLVRSGVLTSVHAFATDPERGVFILGFLLVVVGGSLLLYALRAPVVKSQIGFALWSRETFLLINNVILVVAALMILLGTLYPLVLDAVSGTLVSVGPPYFNALFLPLMALLMAAMGVGMLSRWKDTPVKWLFSQLKWVLIGAAIAAVALAVWIGDHQLAVGSMLLLVFWVVGMSIKDIRNKIRHKGTVKGLRGLTRSYWGMTFAHIGIAVCAVGVVGASLFDSQRDLRMVPGDQLELGGYSFQFEGVRHLEGSNWESDKAVVNVFRDGRQITTLRPEKRLYTVQNQLMTEAAIHAGLTRDLFVAMGEPLGGDAWAMRVHIKPFVRWIWLGALFMTFGGLLAASDKRYRLRGRQRKAAAVAVEGNA